Proteins from one Abyssisolibacter fermentans genomic window:
- a CDS encoding DUF4037 domain-containing protein translates to MSDLSYHCKWRLELAKQICEKIRDIKGVKAIIVGGSVARGYADEYSDLEIPIFWDKQPDENTRKLIVKKLNAEYFYPYNYEAREDNVIVNGFRIDLWHITLDEEEEVIKSVTKDFEIDFGSSNAMDTIRTSIPLFGEEIIYSWKDKAKEYPKEIAIKNIKESLKSIDSTHVELYLQRQNSTLINEHIAHLQKNIFLILLALNNEYFPTFKWMYKSLETFKIKPENIEQRFRDIFTYPPRKAFENTLIIMLETLHIINEVYSEINTNIVLSKLKSARIAHNHPVNIWG, encoded by the coding sequence ATGAGTGATTTAAGTTATCACTGTAAGTGGAGATTAGAATTAGCAAAACAAATTTGTGAAAAAATAAGGGATATTAAAGGAGTAAAAGCAATAATTGTAGGTGGTTCAGTCGCAAGAGGTTACGCTGATGAATATTCAGATTTAGAAATACCTATATTTTGGGATAAGCAACCCGATGAGAATACTCGAAAGCTTATAGTAAAGAAACTGAATGCAGAATATTTTTATCCATATAATTACGAAGCAAGAGAGGATAATGTCATTGTCAATGGATTTAGGATTGATTTATGGCACATTACTCTTGATGAAGAAGAAGAAGTTATCAAATCTGTTACCAAAGATTTTGAAATAGATTTTGGAAGTAGCAATGCTATGGATACTATAAGAACTTCTATACCACTGTTTGGTGAAGAAATAATATATTCTTGGAAGGATAAAGCAAAAGAATATCCGAAAGAGATTGCTATAAAAAATATTAAAGAAAGTCTGAAATCAATTGATAGTACTCATGTTGAACTTTATCTTCAAAGGCAAAATTCAACGTTAATAAATGAGCATATTGCTCATTTACAAAAGAATATATTCCTCATACTTCTTGCTTTAAACAATGAATACTTTCCAACATTTAAATGGATGTATAAATCACTCGAGACTTTTAAAATCAAACCTGAAAATATTGAGCAAAGATTTAGAGACATTTTTACCTACCCACCAAGGAAGGCATTTGAAAATACTTTAATTATTATGTTGGAGACTCTCCATATAATAAATGAGGTATATTCAGAAATTAACACAAATATAGTTTTAAGCAAACTAAAATCTGCTCGAATTGCTCATAATCATCCAGTAAATATTTGGGGTTAA